The uncultured Paludibaculum sp. sequence GACGTTCTCCTATCCGGACGCCGGCTACGGGAACAAAGGTATCGTGCAGGTCGACGCTGCCGGAGGCCTGGCTGTCGACGCGGGCCTGCTGTCGATGGCGCAGTCAGGGGCGTCGCCGGGCACCTATCCAAAAGTCACCGTCGACGCCAAGGGGCGGGTGACCGCCGGCGCCAATCTGGCGGCGACTGACTTGCCGGGCCACACCCACGCCGCCAGCGACATCGTGAGCGGCGAGCTGCCGTACAAGGTCCAGAAGGACGGCTCTGATGTCGGCACGCGACGGGCGCTCAACCTCGTCCAGGGTACCCGCGTCTCGCTTGCAGCAGCAGATGACCCCGCGAATGACCGTGTCAGCGTGACCATCGCAGCAAGCCCTCCGGAAGCCGGCGAGATCACCAACGCTCTCGGCTATGTCCCGGCCAACCGCGCGGGCGAGCACTTCACCGGACCCATTGACTGCGGCACCCACCAGACCATCGGCGGCCCGCTGGAGAACATGGCGAAGCGCTCCGAGGATTTCGCCTCTGCGACCTGGGATAAGAACGGCGGATCGTGTTCAGTGACGTCAAACAGCATCGTCGCGCCCGATGGGAACCAAACCGCTGACGTGATCACCGCTGTGACCGATACACCGGTCATCCAGCAGCAGATCGCAGGAGTCGCTGATGGCGGCACCTACACCTTCTACATCTGGGCCCGCGTCGCCTCCGGCACACGGAAGGTCTCCCTGGCGATCGTCAACAACTCCTACGCAGCGTACTTGGCCGGGCCCACGCAGGTCACGCTGACGACCTCCTGGCAGCGCTGCAAGATCACCGGGACACTGGCGTCGGGACAGACGGGCATCTGGATCGTCGTCCGCCAGTACGCCGGAAACGGCGACGACTGGACCGCTGGCGACATCCACCTCTGGGGCGCCTGCCTCCAGCAAGGCAACGATCCGCAGAAAGCCTACGCCAGGACCTGCGCCTCCCAGACGCCACATGTCGCCTCCGGCATTAGCGCCGGCCCAACCGTGATCGCCGCCACGGACGGCGTCACCTCGCCGCTGAAGATCCATGGCCCCGGGTCCAACCTCGGCGACAGTACGCTCCTCGAACTTACCGCCAACGGTGAACTCGTTGTAGCGGGCGGCTCCGGCAATGGCTACCGATTTGGCGAACTGATGGCCGCCACGAGCCCATCCGGCTGGGCTGGCGTACTCAAGGTGAAGACGCCGAGCGGTGCGACCTTGGGATACATCCTCCTATACGGAAACCCTTGAAGCCGTGGAAGATCAAATCGGCTTGGAGCGAGGAGCCTGTCGAGCCAGTCGATCCATGCCTGCTTATCGATTCCAGATTACCGATGGGACACTCAGAACTTGTACTAGACTGTGACGATGCCCTTCGATATATCTCGCGCAGGCATCCAACAGCAAAGCTAGCACGGTGATACCGATAGCAGCAGCGAAGGCCCTTGGGATGTTGTACAGTCCGCCGGCCCTAAGGATGAGGTAGCCGAGGCCGCGGTCAGCCGCAATGAACTCGCCGATGAACGCTCCCAAGAGTCCGAACCCCACATTGAGTCGCATCGAACTGAGAACCCAATCCAAAGACCCTGGAACGATGACCTTAAGAAAAATCTGATGGCGAGACGCGTCCATACCCTTCAGCACGTCGACGTACTCGCCCGAAACGAGTGTAGCGCCTCGATAAGACTGGTTGAAGGCGACAAATACGGTAGAGAAGGCAGCAAGAGCGACCTTCATGCCCCATCCGATTCCAAACCAGACAATCATGAGCGGTGCAAAGGCAAATATTGGCAGCGTACCGAGACCAATGATGAAGGGCCTTGCAATAAGGGCAGCTGTTTCCGAATACCAAAGACTCAGGCCGATAGCCCCGCCGAGAAAGGTACCGATCAACAATCCGATCACGGCTTCACTGCCAGTTGCGACAAAGTGAGAAGCGAGATTTTCCATCGTCAGGAGCTTCCAAAACTCCGCTCCTACGGCGGACGGTGATCCCACAAGGAAAAACGCTGCCTTCGATTGACGACCGACGGCTTCCCATGCTACTAAAGCAATAATGCAAATCAGAACCTGAAGGACAAAGACCCGATTAATTAACTTCTTTGCCATTGATTAGGTCCCTCCAGATCCGCACGAAGAGATCAGAAAATTCGGGCGATTTTCTGCATTCGACCGCATCTTCACTGCCTATTGAAAGGTGAGGTTCATACCTCGCGACGATGCGTGACGGCCTACCACTCATGACGGCTACTTCATCGCCAAGAAAAATTGCCTCCTCGATGTTGTGAGTGACAAATACCGTCGTTATTGTCTGGACTCGACACATATACTTGAACCGCGTATTCAGACTCAGCCTAGTTACAAAGTCTATGGACGAGAAGGGTTCGTCACAGAACAAAATGTGTGGACGGCTTTCGAGAGCCCGGACCACCGCCGCCCGCTGCGCCATCCCTCCGGATAATTCATTGGGCAGACTATTCTCAAATCCGCCCAGGCCGTAACGATGGATCTCCGCGACGATCTTCTCGACTCGGGATGAGGAGAGTGGCCCTTTGAGCTCCAGGCCCAGCGCGACATTCTGGAGAAGTGTCCTCCACGGCAGCAGCATCGAGGACTGAGGGATGTAGGCGACTCCGGCTTTCACCCTTTCGGGTGCCAGCTGCACGCTTCCAGTTGTCGGCTCCATAAGTCCTGCGAGCATGCGAAGAAGTGTCGTTTTGCCGCATCCACTTGGGCCAACGATCGACAAGAATCGCCCACGAGCTAAGGTAAAACTCACTGAATCTATCGCGGTGAGACTCTCGCTACCGTTGGAGAAGACCTTCCCGAGATTGTCTGCGACGATGTCCTGTCCTTCGAGCAAGTTTTGTTCTCCAGATCACTTCTTCTTTGATTCCGCGTGGATAAAGCTCAGCTCGCCAACCACCAAGGTAGCTATTACGCCTAAAACTAAATCCCTATTCCAGCCGAAGCTCTGCCATCCGGCAAACAGCACAAATGTGGCGGTAACGACCAACCAATGCAGGAACCATCCCATGCTGCGAAAGGCGAAGCCGGCAAGGCGAGCCACACTGATGCCAAGTAGAACCGCGCAACCAAGGGCGACCGGCGCGGACCAGTGGAGCCACTTCGTCACAACAGCACTTACGGCGAGCCAGAACAATGGCGCTACTAGATCTTTGGTGATCGATGTCTTGGCCGGCTCTGTCTCCAGAGCTGTTGCTACCCGAGAATAGATCTCATGGACAGCAGACTTCGCAAGGTGGCTGTAAGGGAGGATCGATTGTTGGTAGAGCCTCAATGCTTCCGACTGAGCGCTTGCGTCCCATTGGCCTCCTTCCTTTGCATCAGATGCCACGCGAGCAGCGTTCATCCAATGCGCCTCGCTGACCTCTATCGTCGTCGGGAACACGTGACACTCATCTGTCCGGTGAAGGGCACGGACGACGTGATCCTCGCCATAGCCCAAGAAGCGATCATTCGCATACCGGACCACGTCCGGAGTGCGCTGCTTGATCAACAATAACGATTGCTGCAGGGCCTTTAGAAGTCCGCGCGCAAGCTCTGGGTATTGCGCGGCGATATCGCTGCGTGTGATGAGCCCCGTGAGCAGGACACTGTTGTACTCAGGAGTCGTACCCAAGGCTAAGTCGATATTGTACTCAGCGTGGTTCGAAACAAGCTGATCGATACCCAAGATGTCCGGTGAGAGGGCGATGGTACCCTTCTTACTATCCTTAAGTGCTACCAATTCTTGTCCAGGCTGGACTCGCTTAATGGCCTCGGCTTTCCCTGCATCTCGAAAGATCCTGGATGCGATTCCGAATGAAGTGGTGCCGGGATGGAAGGCGATTATTCGATCAAAACTTGCGATATCTTTTATGAAAGAAATTGGTCGGCTCCGCCTGTCGATGGCCCAGAACGCCGTGTTACTGATTAGTTCTGCCAGAATCACTGGAGCTGGCCCAACCCCGGAGTTCGAGTCGAGAATGCAGGCAGGGTCAGCAACAGCAAAGTCAATCTCGCGGTTTTCCTCCGATGTAACATCCATGAGCATGCGAAAGGCTGATACGTCTGTCCGATCAATAGAGGGAACTATACTTATGTTGTGATCTGGCGGCAGGAAGCCGAAGTAGTTCTTGAACGAGGCGTAATAGAGGGGCAGGTACAAGAAATGGTCGGTCATGACCACGATCTTGGATTTCTTCGCTTTCCGGCTTGGCCCTTCGTGGCTTCTCTTCATTGGTATTCCTCCATGCCCAAGCTACGCCCCGCCGATCGCTGACTCTGGCAAGAAAGTCTAGTCAATGTGGCAACTTTTCATTGCGCCGTCGGAGAAGGTATTGTCCACGTAGGAGGCGAGAGATTTCGCGGCCGTGAGGTCTCCGACTTCAACTCGAAGGCCGATCGCCTTCTCCCATGCCGTGGATTGAACAACTACACTCTTGGGGACAATTCCTGTCGCAAGCAGACGGGTGAACGCGGACTTCGCAATTGCTGGCTTGATCTCAGGGAACCGCTTGGTCAGGATCTGCAGCGACGCCTCCGGTTGGCGATGGGCATAGTCCAGAGCCATCTGAAGGCCACAGACGACGCTGCGAGCCAGCTCCGGATCTCGTGCGAGAGACTCCGGTGTGGCTGTGAGCCCGGTAATCGCAAAGTCCCCATATACTTCTGGCATCGAGTAGACGATGCGTGCGCCTTCCGGCTCCGCTTGCGAGACATTCGGTTCGAGTTCGAGCGCGATGTCGGCTTGGCCCGCTCGGAGCATCGTAAGAAGCGTGCCAAATGCGCCTTCACGAATCATCGGTTTCAGGCCGGCTTGCATGAACATCTTGCGCTGGAGCGTGTACGCCGTTGACGGAGCTGGGAAGGTTGCAACGGTATGGCTATCGAGGTCACGCGGTCCGGAGAACGGCTTGATATCCTGCCTTAAGGTCACGCCCCAGAAGGGAACGCCATTCACGATTGAAGCGATGACTCGACCCGGTTGCCCCCTGCTGTCAGAAATGGCAACGAATGTTGGATCGGCTACTCCGAAGCTTGCGCTGCCGCTTATGACGGCGGCCCAAGTCTTCTCGTCGCCGCCTGTGCTAACCAGCGAAACGTCGAGCCCCTTGCGGGCGAAAAATCCGGCGTCCTTAGCGATATACAGTGGTGCATAAAGAAAAACGTCGCCGTACTGGGCTATGGTGATGCTCCTCAACGTCCCCACTCGGTCACGACGAGCAGACCACCAAGAGAAGAGGGCAACCAGGAAGGTGAGGGCGGCGATGGCTACTATCACTTTCGCCTTCGACTTCGGTCTCTGGGGCGCGTCGTTGGGGTTCATGCGAGCGTTCTCCTTCATGGTCGCTTTGAGCGCTTGGGCGCTGGCCCTCACGCTTCGCGACTTACCTTCACCACAAGGCCCCCGGTAGTCCCGCCGGAGGACTCTCCCGAGCGTTGCTTTAAGAAGCTTTAAAGTGTATCACATAGCACGACCGAGACAGAAACCGCATCTGGAAGTTCGGATCTGAAACGCCTATTGCAGTCGCAGAACGGGGCTGGACTTCCGACGGTCCGTCGAGAACTACTCGATCGCTCAGTTCTGGCAAAGACGTCGCTCGCTTGCCACCGAACGGGGTTGGTGTACAATGCCCCGCGGCAATCGAGTTCTTTGAAAGCCGAAAATCAAGGGGAAGTTCGCGACTTCGAAATCTCTCCGAGTGGTTAACACGGCGGAGAAAACGGCACCGTTCCAGTTCTCCAAACGCCTGTTCGGAACAGGGTTCCTCTCGGGGAGCCAAATCTTTTCAACGACTTGGCGTTGTTCTCCCCCCCGTAAATCTTGCTGGAATGGTCCGACTGTGGGGACTTTTGTGGGTACTCCCCTTCAACATGCTGCTCAACGGTGGGCACTGGTTGAACGATCACGACCGGTGGATGATGCAGCAGAGCATCGATCGCATGGTGTTTCTGGAACAGCAGATGCCGGAACTGGAATAGCGGATCCTGGAGAAGCTCCAGCCGCTCCAGCGTGAGTACGAACTGCTGCAGACGATCCCCGGAATCAAGGAAGAAACCGCGGCCGGGATCCTGGCGGAAACAGGCGAAGGCATGGCACAGATGCAGCAAAGGGAACGTGCGAAGGTGACCCAGCACCACCTGAGGAAGTTACGCCGCCTGGAGGTGGATCTGCCGCCGTTGGAGGAACTCTCCCAAACAGCAAACGACAGACCCACCCGCCTCGAAACACCTCAATGCCCCGGAGTGCCTGGTATCCACGCGAGGTGAACTCAATATGCGAATTTCAAAGACCACGCCCGGCCACGCGTAGGCCGTGACCCGGGGCTATTTTCGAGGCAAAGAGCTATGGACGCGGGCGCCCGGGCAGATGGGTTCGTTGTCGCGTCAGGCGGCCGGAGCGGGTGGGCTGTGGGCCGCTTCGTCGGGGTCTGGCGCCGGCGGAGTTCCGCTTGGGGCGGTGGGTTCGATTGGTTGGAAGGCGCTGGTTGACGAGTCCGCTGGCTGGGCTGACGAGAGGCTGCGGGCTTCGGCGAACGCGGTGGTGGTTCGGCTTTGTTCCGCGAGATTGCGGGCGGGGTTGACTGGCTCCGCAGTGGTGTTGAAGCCCAGGTGGAATGTCACGCTGTCCGCTGGAGGGGTGTTCTCCCCAAATGACGGTGACTCTGTGAGGGTTGTGGCCGTTTCGGCGTATTGGGTTTGATTGCCGGAAGTGCGCAGTTGGGTTTCCGGCCGCTGGGGCTCGGTGCTGCCGGCGATTTGGGTTTGTTCCGGATTCCCGGTAGACATCTCGTGCCTGGGATCGGAGGCAACGGCTTCGTTTGCCGGTTCCGGGGCCGGGGGGCAGCGGAGGTAGAGGCGATAACGGCCTCGGATGAGGCGGACCACTGGAGGCTTGGGCGGCTGTGGAGGGCGCGGGGGTTGGGGCGCTCCAACTCGCCGGCAAAAGGCTCCGGAGAGGGGGCCGTAGCTCCAGCCATCTTCGCCGTAGGTGACCGGGAGCACGCTGTCCGGCCCGAGGTGAGACGGTGAGAGATTCGAGAATGTGGAGCCTCCACCTGCGGCTCCGGCGGCCATTGTTTTGGGCGCCGCCTGTTCGATGCTGTTCTCCACGCCGGCTGAATTGGCGGCCAGGGCGGCAAGGCTCCGTTCGACCTGGGTGACGCGGCCGGCGATCCAGCGATGGTAGGAGAGGAGCCCTTTGGCGTATGCCGCCTGCTGGGCCATCCATAGGGCGACCCGGTCCGTGCTGGCATCGGTCTCCTCGCAGGCGGTATCGAAGAGGGTTCGTTCGAGGGCATTCCAACGGACCTCGTGGGCCTGGAGCATGCAGCGGTTGACGAGGAGCAGGCGGGCGCGCTCGTCGACGCAGGGGGCGGTGCGGCGGAGGGCGTCGTGGAACCACTGCTGCTCGAAGTGAGCCGGGAGCTGGAAGGTGAACGGACAGGGAGCATGTTTGCGTGCGTTCTGGGAGGAGGTGCGCTTGCCTTCGGGCGTGCGAGGGCCTGTGGATTTTTGGGCGTTGGCGCGGTTGGCGGCCAGGCGGCGGGCGGACGGAGCCGGCGGAGCGGATTGGATGGTGTTGGTAGACATAGTTAACGCTCCTGGCTTGCAGCCTCGCGAGCGGAGATTCGGGCGGCCTTGCGCTTGCTCGCGGCGCGGAGGCGGCGGGCCTGGAGGAGGCGCTCGGCATTGGCCCGGGTGGTGACGTGGAGCCGGTGCTGGATGCTGCCCATGGTTTGATGGGTGGTCTGTTCGTGGGCGGTGAACGAGTGGAAGGCTCGGAGGAGGCGCCGGTCCGGGTCGGCTTCCCGAGAGTCGGGGGCGGCCTGGTCCCACTGGTCGCGGATGTAGGCATCGAGCAAGCCGCTTTCGAAGGCCGGATAGCGTCGTTGGCTCCAGATGCCGGTGGTGATGGAAGCGGCCACGATCTGTTCATGGAGCGAGAGTGGGCGGAACTCGTTGAGGAGGTTCTGGCGCAGACCCTGGAAGCGGGCGAGGATCTCGTGCGAGGCGCAGCCGGCCTCTGCCGCCGAGTTGAGGTCCAAGTTGGCATCCATCTCCTGGATGCGGCGAGCGAGTGGGTCAGCGGCCCTCTGCCCGGACTCCGTGGCGTCTTTGCGCATAAATCATCTCCTATTCCCAGTTTAGTAAACGCCTACCAAATTTCCCGGTACTCAAAAGTTTGTAACCTGCTGTTATCAGTCTAGTTACAAATATTTTTAAATGCCGTTAACGCCTTTTCTTCTCCCTAGGGTAAATGGAGGCGACGAGGGGTGTTTGGCGGGATTCGGACGGCACGGTCCTGAGGCGTGGAACGTGGGGATTGGGGCATGTTGCGAGGCAGGTGGGCAGGAGGAGGTATTGGGGATTTGACTGTCCTCGGCTGTGGACGAAGCCGGTGCCAGACGCCCACCACAGGGCGCGGCGGTCTGCTGACCCGTCCCACCGGGCATCGTGTGGCCATGATTGCAGACCTTGCCGTCAAGAGTAGCGAGCCTACCTTGGAGAGGCACCTCTGTTATCTTGTTGATTTTGCGGTAGATCGGGGTGATGGGCGGAGGAGATGCCGGGCCGATTCGTCGCGGGCGACGGTGCGGAGGGAGATCTGAGGAGGGCTGTAGGTCTTGTTGCTACAGTTATTTACCGAAGGTATACATCAGGGATGTCCCGCCTCCCGCCTCACTGTCCAGGCTGCCCCACCCCACTGTCCCGCCTCCAAGTCAATCCCCTGAGGATGTCGAGCCGGTTCTCCGGCGCATTCGGAGACAGGAAGTCCGGGATTGTGTTCGGAGTTCTTCGAGGGCGACTAAGAAACTCGACGGGCCACTCGGTGACACGCTCTTCTGTTATGTGGCGATAGTCACCTGGACTCGGCTCGTTAATGTATTCGGCTTGCCGTATGAGTGCCAGCGGCTCTTCGGCCCCCTCGGTGCGGTCGGAAAACTCAGAGGCCTGGGCATAGGTTGGGAAAGCGAAATAGTAGTCGTCCCCATCTTCGAGATCGTCTGCTCCTCGCTCGGGATGGCACCAGACCCGGTACTCCAAGACGTCGTCCCATACGTAACCGCCCCCGGAATGTACGAGGGCCGGGTATGTTCCTACAAGGTCGGCATCCATGGCGTCAGGGTATTCGTCGGAGCTCAAAGTCATTTTCCTCGGGTGGAGGTAACGGATCCATTGTTTCATGGGACAGTCGCTCCGCAGCAGGCAGGATTCAGCGCGGTGCGTCCTCGTCATGATTGATCCGGCGTTGAGGCCTACCGGTGAACGGAAGACCGCGCGCGGGGTGCGGACATATCGTGCCTGCGCGTTGCGGGCTTAGTCTCAACTTGGGCGCAGCGCTTGAATGAGCCTGAGCTGGCTCTCGAATTCAAAGTGCTGCCCTGCGCGATGGAGTCCGCTCAGGCTCTCCCAGCTCCCAGGCTGCACGGTTTCCGGCCTGATGATTGACACCGCGTGTGCGAAACCAGTGCTGATCAAAAAGCACGGGTGCGGCGTGGTGGTGGTCGTTTCTGTGAAAGAATATGAAAGGTTTTCCGTGCAATCTAGACGTGCGGATAAAGGAGAAGCAGGGACTAAGGGAGCACCGAAAAGTGGCCAATGAAGTGTTCGGCGGCATCGAAGCAAGGGGCGGTTCGGTGGCGGAGGTAACAA is a genomic window containing:
- a CDS encoding carbohydrate binding domain-containing protein; translated protein: MPRFPTAIDDASSLFSPADAFSTKPMETITTMLVQANDSTISVESAGTGFADVYGILSIDDELIVYTAKTAAQFTGCQRGAFGTVAAQHTAGATVRANMVAAYIEALQEAVIAVEQDLGTASNRNYVRKDGPVTITGLKSFVDGAELGSGNKAATGLVRLPNTGAMKWRKADGSGDLGVALNANDHLAADAIIDFAPGQTFGTFSYPDAGYGNKGIVQVDAAGGLAVDAGLLSMAQSGASPGTYPKVTVDAKGRVTAGANLAATDLPGHTHAASDIVSGELPYKVQKDGSDVGTRRALNLVQGTRVSLAAADDPANDRVSVTIAASPPEAGEITNALGYVPANRAGEHFTGPIDCGTHQTIGGPLENMAKRSEDFASATWDKNGGSCSVTSNSIVAPDGNQTADVITAVTDTPVIQQQIAGVADGGTYTFYIWARVASGTRKVSLAIVNNSYAAYLAGPTQVTLTTSWQRCKITGTLASGQTGIWIVVRQYAGNGDDWTAGDIHLWGACLQQGNDPQKAYARTCASQTPHVASGISAGPTVIAATDGVTSPLKIHGPGSNLGDSTLLELTANGELVVAGGSGNGYRFGELMAATSPSGWAGVLKVKTPSGATLGYILLYGNP
- a CDS encoding ABC transporter permease — its product is MAKKLINRVFVLQVLICIIALVAWEAVGRQSKAAFFLVGSPSAVGAEFWKLLTMENLASHFVATGSEAVIGLLIGTFLGGAIGLSLWYSETAALIARPFIIGLGTLPIFAFAPLMIVWFGIGWGMKVALAAFSTVFVAFNQSYRGATLVSGEYVDVLKGMDASRHQIFLKVIVPGSLDWVLSSMRLNVGFGLLGAFIGEFIAADRGLGYLILRAGGLYNIPRAFAAAIGITVLALLLDACARYIEGHRHSLVQVLSVPSVIWNR
- a CDS encoding ATP-binding cassette domain-containing protein codes for the protein MLEGQDIVADNLGKVFSNGSESLTAIDSVSFTLARGRFLSIVGPSGCGKTTLLRMLAGLMEPTTGSVQLAPERVKAGVAYIPQSSMLLPWRTLLQNVALGLELKGPLSSSRVEKIVAEIHRYGLGGFENSLPNELSGGMAQRAAVVRALESRPHILFCDEPFSSIDFVTRLSLNTRFKYMCRVQTITTVFVTHNIEEAIFLGDEVAVMSGRPSRIVARYEPHLSIGSEDAVECRKSPEFSDLFVRIWRDLINGKEVN
- a CDS encoding ABC transporter substrate-binding protein, which encodes MNPNDAPQRPKSKAKVIVAIAALTFLVALFSWWSARRDRVGTLRSITIAQYGDVFLYAPLYIAKDAGFFARKGLDVSLVSTGGDEKTWAAVISGSASFGVADPTFVAISDSRGQPGRVIASIVNGVPFWGVTLRQDIKPFSGPRDLDSHTVATFPAPSTAYTLQRKMFMQAGLKPMIREGAFGTLLTMLRAGQADIALELEPNVSQAEPEGARIVYSMPEVYGDFAITGLTATPESLARDPELARSVVCGLQMALDYAHRQPEASLQILTKRFPEIKPAIAKSAFTRLLATGIVPKSVVVQSTAWEKAIGLRVEVGDLTAAKSLASYVDNTFSDGAMKSCHID